The following coding sequences are from one Geodermatophilus normandii window:
- a CDS encoding asparagine synthetase B family protein, producing MCGIAVVLGPGAGTQGALFDGMLDAISPRGEVDEVLRADDALLGTARLRIVDREHAVQPWTSADGRWALCFNGEVFNHGALRDRLHAEGRATRSEGDTEVVLETVLAWGEEALLAMRGEFAFALVERDTQRVFLARDPVGVKPLYWALAGGRLHVASEVKALVPLGVAVSEVPPGHCGWADPGTPPVLHPYLDLYRLGEDSPELTDVEEAAEAVRTTLTDAVRIRVDTDLRVGVVLSGGLDSSLTLLLVQRLHPDCVAFTVGAEGSEDLAYARRLTADLGVEHVVVPVRPRELGLRDVREAIRVSELTEYGDIINAVVSQRLFAAVHRAGVKVVLTGDGSDELFGGYAMYRRVPGQDARRLFLHKIGHLSRTELQRVDRTSMGNGVEARVPFLDVEMLDLAMRIPQELKHRDGYEKWIVRHAFADLLPDYVRARHKNPMSHSSGLHERIRLFRPLFPRLYAAYGYGCAAPLQRDFSEVLREHGYDLDAAAASPPRDLTVAEHARDLAGALRWNLTALVRRQVPE from the coding sequence ATGTGCGGGATCGCGGTGGTGCTCGGGCCGGGCGCCGGGACGCAGGGGGCGCTGTTCGACGGCATGCTCGACGCGATCTCACCGCGCGGGGAGGTCGACGAGGTGCTCCGCGCCGACGACGCCCTGCTCGGCACCGCCCGGCTGCGCATCGTCGACCGCGAGCACGCCGTGCAGCCGTGGACCTCCGCGGACGGGCGGTGGGCCCTGTGCTTCAACGGGGAGGTCTTCAACCACGGCGCGCTGCGCGACCGGCTGCACGCCGAGGGCCGGGCCACCCGGTCGGAGGGCGACACCGAGGTGGTCCTCGAGACCGTCCTCGCCTGGGGTGAGGAGGCGCTGCTGGCGATGCGCGGCGAGTTCGCCTTCGCCCTGGTCGAGCGGGACACCCAGCGGGTGTTCCTGGCCCGTGACCCGGTGGGGGTCAAGCCGCTGTACTGGGCCCTGGCCGGGGGCCGGCTGCACGTCGCGTCGGAGGTCAAGGCCCTCGTCCCCCTCGGCGTCGCCGTCTCCGAGGTGCCGCCGGGTCACTGCGGCTGGGCCGATCCCGGCACCCCGCCGGTCCTGCACCCCTACCTCGACCTGTACCGGCTGGGCGAGGACAGCCCGGAGCTGACCGACGTCGAGGAGGCGGCCGAGGCGGTGCGGACGACGCTCACCGACGCCGTGCGCATCCGGGTGGACACCGACCTGCGCGTCGGGGTCGTGCTCTCCGGCGGACTCGACAGCTCCCTGACCCTCCTGCTCGTGCAGCGGCTGCACCCCGACTGCGTGGCCTTCACCGTCGGGGCCGAGGGCAGCGAGGACCTCGCCTACGCGCGGCGGCTGACCGCCGACCTGGGCGTGGAGCACGTCGTGGTCCCCGTCCGGCCCCGCGAGCTGGGGCTGCGCGACGTGCGGGAGGCGATCCGGGTCTCCGAGCTGACCGAGTACGGCGACATCATCAACGCGGTGGTCTCCCAGCGGCTGTTCGCCGCCGTCCACCGGGCCGGCGTGAAGGTGGTGCTCACCGGCGACGGGTCCGACGAGCTGTTCGGCGGCTACGCGATGTACCGCCGGGTGCCCGGGCAGGACGCGCGCCGGCTGTTCCTGCACAAGATCGGCCACCTGAGCCGCACGGAGCTGCAGCGCGTCGACCGCACCTCGATGGGCAACGGCGTCGAGGCGAGGGTGCCCTTCCTCGACGTCGAGATGCTCGACCTGGCGATGCGGATCCCGCAGGAGCTCAAGCACCGCGACGGCTACGAGAAGTGGATCGTGCGCCACGCGTTCGCCGACCTGCTGCCCGACTACGTCCGGGCGCGGCACAAGAACCCGATGTCGCACTCCAGCGGCCTGCACGAGCGCATCCGGCTGTTCCGGCCGCTGTTCCCGCGCCTCTACGCCGCCTACGGGTACGGGTGCGCCGCGCCGCTGCAGCGCGACTTCTCCGAGGTGCTCCGGGAGCACGGCTACGACCTCGACGCAGCCGCGGCCAGCCCCCCGCGGGACCTGACCGTCGCCGAGCACGCCCGCGACCTGGCCGGGGCGCTGCGCTGGAACCTCACCGCGCTCGTGCGCCGTCAGGTGCCAGAGTGA
- a CDS encoding alpha/beta hydrolase, whose product MRPALRAALVVVVLLALLVGLLWAVQRRLVYLPDDGPVPAAAGAVPGGRDVRLTTADGLRLGAWFVPGRDADAPAVLVANGNGGHRGLRAPLARALSSAGLAVLLFDYRGYGGNPGSPSEEGLALDVRAARSWLLEEAGVPADRLLYYGESLGCAVVTGLAVEHPPAGLVLRSPFADLAAVGSHHYPFLPVRLLLRDRYPVAEQVAAVRAPTTVVYGSGDSIVPPKQSRRVADAAAQLHRRVEVPGADHNDAVLLDGPALVDAVVELAALTGRD is encoded by the coding sequence GTGCGTCCGGCACTGCGGGCGGCGCTGGTCGTCGTCGTCCTGTTGGCTCTGCTCGTGGGTCTGCTCTGGGCGGTGCAGCGGCGCCTGGTGTACCTCCCCGACGACGGCCCGGTCCCGGCCGCGGCCGGCGCCGTGCCCGGCGGCCGCGACGTCCGGCTGACCACCGCCGACGGCCTGCGCCTCGGTGCCTGGTTCGTGCCCGGGCGGGACGCCGACGCGCCCGCCGTCCTGGTGGCCAACGGCAACGGCGGGCACCGCGGCCTGCGCGCACCGCTGGCGCGGGCGCTGTCCTCGGCCGGGCTGGCGGTGCTGCTGTTCGACTACCGGGGGTACGGCGGCAACCCCGGCAGCCCGAGCGAGGAGGGGCTGGCCCTCGACGTCCGCGCGGCACGCAGCTGGCTCCTCGAGGAGGCCGGGGTCCCCGCGGACCGGCTCCTCTACTACGGCGAGAGCCTCGGCTGCGCGGTCGTCACCGGGCTGGCGGTGGAGCACCCGCCCGCGGGGCTGGTGCTGCGGTCCCCGTTCGCCGACCTGGCCGCCGTCGGCAGCCACCACTACCCGTTCCTGCCCGTCCGGCTGCTGCTGCGCGACCGCTACCCCGTCGCCGAGCAGGTGGCCGCGGTGCGGGCGCCGACGACGGTCGTCTACGGCAGCGGCGACTCGATCGTGCCGCCGAAGCAGAGCCGGCGGGTGGCCGACGCCGCCGCGCAGCTGCACCGCCGGGTCGAGGTCCCGGGGGCCGACCACAACGACGCCGTCCTGCTCGACGGCCCCGCCCTGGTCGACGCCGTCGTCGAGCTCGCCGCCCTGACCGGCCGCGACTGA
- a CDS encoding MFS transporter, protein MPDARRVRGGLGALLAVMCAALALVIGAGSSLALAAPELARVTGATQTELTWAINVYALTFAALLLPLGIAADRFGRRGALLLGLAVFAACSAASGLVEDPVALIVLRGAAGIGAAAVMPATLSVLVDAHPPQRRASAIGVWAAVSGAGALLGLLLAGVLLEFAWWGSVQVAFGALSAVVLLLCAVVVPPSRNPDLPLDPVGGLLSLAGLGGVVFGVVEGPERGWTDSTTLTALAAGGVCLAAFVGHELRSRHPMLDVRLFRDRGLSAGSTAVFLQFFAAFGLFFLAPQWLQYVHGLSPLQAALWLAPMALGIGPTAQLAPALLRRLGARTVAAWGLGQMGAGLVLLARQSDGDAPLWHFGVALFVFGVGFGLALTPGTTLIIDGLPADRRTLAAAVNDVTREVGGALGGAVAATVLLAVYRDDLVPVVADLPSTARDVAGSGLAQAVAVAERAGPAGAAVADGARDAFGAGYAVALLVGAAVLLAGAVLCGLVAPRRGAALHRGEDHASRPVLTVAPRRRPVVSLARESAAVPARHLPRSLEAVLAAGMVLGVFGGVVLLTHSLSLASGGWVVPAAHSEVTRTAPPERVTPAAPPVAVPPSTATTPPGSEPPPPAPAQEPAATTAAPPPPTTAAPPPTTPPATTTPPAETTTPPAETTTPPAETTTPPVETTTPPAETTTPPAETTTPPAETTIPPAETTTPPAETTTPPAETSEPPAEATTPPAGPTTETPAPEPPAPEPPAPESP, encoded by the coding sequence ATGCCCGATGCCCGCAGAGTCCGGGGCGGTCTCGGCGCCCTGCTCGCCGTCATGTGCGCCGCCCTCGCGCTGGTCATCGGTGCCGGCTCCTCCCTCGCGCTGGCCGCACCCGAGCTCGCCCGGGTCACCGGCGCCACGCAGACCGAGCTGACCTGGGCGATCAACGTCTACGCGCTCACCTTCGCCGCCCTGCTGCTGCCGCTGGGCATCGCCGCGGACCGCTTCGGCCGGCGCGGCGCCCTGCTCCTGGGCCTGGCCGTCTTCGCCGCCTGCAGCGCGGCCTCGGGGCTGGTCGAGGACCCGGTCGCGCTCATCGTCCTGCGCGGCGCCGCCGGGATCGGCGCGGCGGCGGTCATGCCGGCGACGCTGTCGGTGCTCGTCGACGCCCATCCCCCGCAGCGGCGGGCCTCGGCGATCGGGGTGTGGGCCGCGGTCTCCGGCGCCGGGGCCCTGCTGGGGCTGCTGCTCGCCGGCGTGCTGCTCGAGTTCGCGTGGTGGGGCAGCGTGCAGGTGGCCTTCGGCGCGCTGTCGGCCGTCGTCCTGCTGCTGTGCGCCGTCGTCGTCCCGCCCTCGCGCAACCCGGACCTGCCGCTGGACCCCGTCGGCGGGCTGCTCTCCCTGGCCGGACTGGGCGGCGTGGTCTTCGGCGTGGTCGAGGGGCCAGAGCGCGGCTGGACCGACTCGACGACGCTCACCGCGCTGGCGGCCGGCGGGGTCTGCCTCGCGGCCTTCGTCGGCCACGAGCTGCGCTCCCGGCACCCCATGCTCGACGTGCGGCTGTTCCGTGACCGGGGGCTGTCGGCGGGGAGCACCGCCGTGTTCCTGCAGTTCTTCGCCGCCTTCGGCCTGTTCTTCCTCGCGCCGCAGTGGCTGCAGTACGTGCACGGCCTCTCGCCGCTGCAGGCCGCGCTGTGGCTGGCGCCCATGGCCCTGGGCATCGGCCCGACGGCGCAGCTCGCGCCAGCGCTGCTGCGCCGCCTCGGCGCGCGCACCGTCGCGGCCTGGGGGCTCGGGCAGATGGGCGCGGGGCTGGTCCTCCTGGCCCGCCAGTCCGACGGCGACGCGCCGCTCTGGCACTTCGGGGTGGCGCTGTTCGTGTTCGGCGTCGGCTTCGGGCTGGCCCTGACCCCGGGCACGACGCTGATCATCGACGGCCTGCCCGCCGACCGGCGCACGCTCGCGGCGGCGGTCAACGACGTGACCCGCGAGGTGGGCGGCGCGCTCGGCGGCGCGGTGGCCGCCACCGTCCTGCTCGCCGTCTACCGGGACGACCTGGTCCCCGTGGTCGCGGACCTGCCGTCCACCGCCCGCGACGTGGCCGGATCCGGCCTGGCCCAGGCCGTCGCGGTGGCCGAGCGGGCGGGTCCGGCCGGCGCGGCCGTGGCCGACGGCGCCCGGGACGCCTTCGGTGCCGGCTACGCCGTGGCGCTGCTGGTGGGCGCCGCGGTGCTGCTGGCCGGCGCGGTGCTGTGCGGGCTGGTCGCCCCCCGCCGCGGCGCGGCGCTGCACCGCGGCGAGGACCACGCCTCCCGGCCCGTCCTCACGGTGGCGCCGCGGCGCCGTCCGGTGGTGAGCCTGGCCCGGGAGTCGGCGGCGGTGCCGGCCCGCCACCTGCCCCGCTCCCTGGAGGCGGTGCTGGCGGCCGGGATGGTCCTCGGGGTCTTCGGCGGGGTCGTGCTGCTGACCCACTCGCTGTCGCTGGCCTCCGGCGGCTGGGTCGTCCCCGCCGCCCACAGCGAGGTCACCCGGACCGCGCCCCCGGAGCGGGTGACGCCGGCGGCTCCCCCGGTGGCCGTCCCCCCGTCCACGGCGACGACCCCGCCCGGGTCGGAGCCGCCGCCACCCGCGCCGGCGCAGGAGCCCGCAGCGACGACGGCGGCTCCCCCTCCCCCGACCACCGCCGCGCCGCCGCCGACGACGCCACCGGCGACCACGACACCACCGGCGGAGACCACGACACCACCGGCGGAGACCACGACACCACCGGCGGAGACCACGACGCCGCCAGTGGAGACCACCACCCCGCCCGCCGAGACCACGACGCCACCGGCCGAGACCACCACCCCGCCCGCCGAGACCACCATCCCACCGGCCGAGACCACCACCCCGCCCGCCGAGACCACGACGCCACCGGCGGAGACGAGCGAGCCCCCCGCCGAGGCCACCACGCCGCCCGCCGGGCCGACCACCGAGACGCCCGCGCCCGAGCCACCCGCGCCGGAGCCACCCGCGCCGGAGAGCCCCTGA
- a CDS encoding TetR/AcrR family transcriptional regulator, translating to MSESATPVRLLDAAEELLAVSGPAGTSVRDVLRRAGVGNAAAVGYYFGDKDGLVAAVERRVVDGVVADRARALGALDGDAGVEALVDGWVRPIVALRCAGRGRYAARVFTRIFDQPPARWEANGAAAVRAMAGRYCAALAPLLPHLDARELAWRWQCVTATTDFYAIGALDFGEPAPGPDDVDPHVRRLVVPGSALLRAERTG from the coding sequence GTGTCGGAGAGCGCAACCCCCGTGCGGTTGCTGGACGCGGCCGAGGAGCTGCTGGCGGTGTCGGGGCCCGCGGGCACCTCGGTGCGCGACGTGCTGCGCCGCGCCGGCGTCGGGAACGCCGCCGCGGTGGGCTACTACTTCGGGGACAAGGACGGCCTGGTGGCCGCGGTGGAGCGCCGCGTGGTCGACGGCGTCGTCGCCGACCGGGCGCGGGCGCTCGGGGCCCTGGACGGGGACGCCGGCGTCGAGGCGCTCGTCGACGGCTGGGTGCGGCCGATCGTGGCGCTGCGCTGCGCCGGCCGCGGCCGTTACGCCGCGCGGGTGTTCACGCGGATCTTCGACCAGCCGCCGGCGCGGTGGGAGGCCAACGGCGCGGCGGCGGTGCGCGCCATGGCCGGCCGGTACTGCGCGGCCCTCGCCCCGCTGCTGCCCCACCTGGACGCCCGCGAGCTCGCCTGGCGCTGGCAGTGCGTCACCGCGACGACGGACTTCTACGCCATCGGCGCCCTCGACTTCGGCGAGCCGGCCCCGGGCCCGGACGACGTCGACCCCCACGTGCGCCGCCTCGTCGTCCCGGGCAGCGCGCTGCTGCGGGCCGAGCGCACCGGCTGA
- a CDS encoding aldo/keto reductase has product MELRTLGRSGCAVSALALGTMTFGAETDEAGAHEQLDVFLDAGGTLVDTADVYSAGAAEEIVGRWLAARPADVRDRVVLATKGRFPMGEEPNAVGTSRRHLRRALDDSLRRLGVDHVDLYQLHAWDPLTPLEETLRFLDDAVSAGKVGYPGLSNFTAWQVQRAVDLAEHRSLAAPVTLQPSYSLLVRDVEAEIVPACLANGLGLLPWGPLGGGWLSGKYTREQRPAGATRLGEDPGRGMEAYDRVATRERTWDVLSAVQDVAEARGVPMPQVALAWLLARPAVSSVILGARTTEQLRGNLGAAGLVLDAEETARLDAVSDPGWADYPYGEIGVEQRTRTLD; this is encoded by the coding sequence ATGGAGCTGCGCACCCTCGGCCGCAGCGGCTGCGCCGTGTCGGCACTGGCGCTGGGCACGATGACCTTCGGCGCGGAGACCGACGAGGCCGGGGCGCACGAGCAGCTCGACGTCTTCCTCGACGCGGGCGGCACGCTGGTGGACACCGCCGACGTCTACTCCGCCGGTGCCGCCGAGGAGATCGTCGGACGCTGGCTGGCCGCGCGCCCGGCCGACGTCCGCGACCGCGTCGTCCTCGCCACCAAGGGCCGGTTCCCGATGGGCGAGGAGCCCAACGCGGTGGGCACCTCCCGCCGGCACCTGCGCCGGGCCCTCGACGACTCGCTGCGCCGCCTCGGCGTCGACCACGTCGATCTCTACCAGCTGCACGCCTGGGATCCGCTCACGCCGCTGGAGGAGACGCTGCGCTTCCTCGACGACGCCGTCTCGGCCGGGAAGGTCGGCTACCCGGGGCTGTCGAACTTCACCGCCTGGCAGGTGCAGCGCGCCGTCGACCTCGCCGAGCACCGCTCCCTGGCCGCCCCGGTCACGCTGCAGCCCTCCTACAGCCTGCTCGTGCGCGACGTCGAGGCCGAGATCGTGCCCGCCTGCCTGGCCAACGGGCTGGGGCTGCTGCCCTGGGGGCCGCTCGGCGGCGGCTGGTTGTCGGGCAAGTACACCCGTGAGCAGCGTCCGGCCGGCGCCACCCGCCTCGGCGAGGACCCCGGCCGCGGCATGGAGGCCTACGACCGGGTCGCCACCCGTGAGCGGACCTGGGACGTGCTCTCCGCCGTGCAGGACGTGGCGGAGGCCCGCGGCGTCCCGATGCCGCAGGTCGCGCTGGCCTGGCTGCTCGCCCGGCCGGCGGTCAGTTCGGTGATCCTCGGGGCGCGCACGACGGAGCAGTTGCGCGGCAACCTGGGCGCCGCCGGGCTGGTGCTCGACGCCGAGGAGACCGCGCGGCTCGACGCGGTCAGCGACCCTGGGTGGGCCGACTACCCCTACGGCGAGATCGGCGTCGAGCAGCGCACCCGCACGCTCGACTGA
- a CDS encoding HNH endonuclease signature motif containing protein has translation MCSSDLGSGDVLDDVAALVAERNRIDAALARRVREAELSQAPERDGQRSMASWLRGHCRLSPAEAARVVRSGRALEHLPALAEAHDAGLVSAAQVAEVARAVTPQRLAAAATQGVDLTVIDAVVTGVAVEQPHGDLVTVVQRYCDDLDPDGPEPDPTEQRSLTLARHADGSLSIRGELDAVGAERLQAALEAHVQADRPAEDERTRAQRQGDALVQLCDNALAAGGLPTLRGHRPQVAVVLKLEDLADPATGRGAAEMGFGAVISAARARWLACDGAVSRVVFGPDGAPLDLGRAHRLADRHLRRATELRDGGCVFTGCQAPTHWCDVHHLVHWIDGGETSLENSALLCERHHTEVHHGFRVERRPDGRWHTWRPDGTEITTPAALAPAA, from the coding sequence ATGTGTTCGAGTGATCTGGGAAGCGGGGACGTCCTCGACGACGTCGCCGCACTGGTCGCCGAGCGCAACCGGATCGACGCCGCCCTGGCCCGCCGAGTGCGGGAGGCGGAGCTGTCGCAGGCGCCCGAGCGCGACGGGCAGCGGTCGATGGCCTCGTGGCTGCGCGGGCACTGCCGGCTGTCGCCGGCCGAGGCCGCGCGGGTGGTGCGCAGCGGCCGGGCGCTGGAGCACCTGCCCGCCCTCGCCGAGGCGCACGACGCCGGCCTGGTCTCGGCCGCGCAGGTCGCCGAGGTGGCGCGGGCGGTGACGCCGCAGCGGCTGGCCGCCGCGGCCACGCAGGGCGTGGACCTCACCGTGATCGACGCGGTGGTCACCGGGGTCGCGGTCGAGCAGCCCCACGGCGACCTGGTGACGGTGGTGCAGCGCTACTGCGACGACCTCGACCCCGACGGCCCCGAACCCGACCCCACCGAGCAGCGGTCCCTGACGCTGGCCAGGCACGCCGACGGCAGCCTGTCGATCCGCGGCGAACTCGACGCCGTCGGCGCCGAGCGGCTGCAGGCGGCACTGGAGGCCCACGTGCAAGCCGACCGGCCCGCCGAGGACGAGCGCACCCGCGCGCAGCGGCAGGGCGACGCCCTGGTGCAGCTGTGCGACAACGCGCTGGCCGCCGGCGGCCTGCCCACCCTGCGGGGGCACAGGCCGCAGGTCGCCGTGGTGCTGAAGCTGGAGGACCTGGCCGACCCGGCCACCGGGCGGGGCGCCGCCGAGATGGGCTTCGGTGCGGTCATCTCCGCCGCCCGCGCCCGCTGGCTCGCCTGCGACGGCGCCGTGAGCCGCGTGGTGTTCGGCCCCGACGGCGCCCCGCTCGACCTCGGCCGCGCCCACCGCCTCGCCGACCGCCACCTGCGCCGCGCGACCGAGCTCCGCGACGGCGGCTGCGTGTTCACCGGCTGCCAAGCGCCCACGCACTGGTGCGACGTCCACCACCTGGTCCACTGGATCGACGGCGGCGAGACGTCACTGGAGAACTCGGCCCTGTTGTGCGAACGGCACCACACCGAGGTCCACCACGGCTTCCGCGTCGAACGACGACCCGACGGCCGATGGCACACCTGGCGACCCGACGGCACCGAGATCACCACCCCCGCGGCGCTCGCCCCTGCCGCATGA
- a CDS encoding formylglycine-generating enzyme family protein, with translation MDTCAPEAMLPVPAGRVTLSDRRTRRPWTVDVDAFELAAVPVTAELYARVTRERPHPVGGRQPNAWGLHDALGGVWEWCWDRYDPEVYGSYRVLRGDGWFDEHWSCRASVRRRSHPTLRIDDVGFRLACSVPR, from the coding sequence GTGGACACGTGCGCGCCGGAGGCGATGCTGCCCGTCCCGGCAGGCCGCGTGACCCTGTCCGACCGGCGCACACGGCGGCCGTGGACCGTCGACGTCGACGCCTTCGAGCTGGCGGCCGTCCCGGTCACCGCGGAGCTGTACGCACGGGTCACCCGGGAGCGGCCGCACCCCGTCGGCGGCCGGCAGCCGAACGCCTGGGGCCTGCACGACGCGCTGGGCGGCGTCTGGGAGTGGTGCTGGGACCGCTACGACCCCGAGGTGTACGGCAGCTACCGCGTGCTGCGCGGCGACGGCTGGTTCGACGAGCACTGGAGCTGCCGCGCCTCCGTGCGGCGCCGCAGCCACCCCACGCTCCGCATCGACGACGTCGGCTTCCGGCTTGCCTGCTCCGTTCCCCGCTGA
- a CDS encoding MFS transporter produces the protein MLDAATERDRRRRLDALTFGLFTVALGTNIPTPLLLVYRRTLGLSDADLTAVFGCYAIGLVAALTVAGAASDRFGRRALVLPFAVLAGLASLLFVPAAGSLPLLYTGRLLQGVVSGVVFSVANAWLQELAGPDAQQSAATRGAVSSSLGFAVAPAMSGLLAQYGPAPTTLPYLVHVGVLLVGLGALLVVPETVRERRPGRLMTLGLPPEARRPFRAVLAPTAVGVFAFPAVAATVLPLLVVPDGVGVAYAGLVGGLALGASAVAARVGRRFERGAAPLGMLLGAIGIAIGVAAVVTRSEPLLLPSSALMGGGAGLCLTAGLTLTARLAPPHTRGAMNSAFYAFAYAGFGTPLLLAWLGSQVGTVAALSAFAAVPLALAGWLALELRR, from the coding sequence GTGCTGGACGCCGCAACGGAGCGGGACAGGCGGCGACGACTCGACGCCCTGACCTTCGGCCTCTTCACCGTCGCCCTCGGCACCAACATCCCGACCCCGCTGCTCCTGGTCTACCGGCGCACCCTGGGGCTGTCCGACGCCGACCTCACCGCCGTCTTCGGGTGCTACGCCATCGGGCTGGTCGCGGCGCTGACCGTGGCCGGGGCGGCCTCGGACCGCTTCGGGCGCCGGGCGCTGGTGCTGCCGTTCGCGGTGCTCGCCGGGCTCGCCTCCCTGCTGTTCGTCCCGGCGGCCGGCTCGCTGCCGCTGCTCTACACGGGCCGGCTGCTGCAGGGCGTCGTCTCCGGGGTGGTGTTCTCGGTGGCCAACGCGTGGCTGCAGGAGCTCGCCGGCCCCGACGCGCAGCAGTCGGCGGCCACCCGCGGTGCGGTGTCGTCGTCGCTGGGCTTCGCCGTCGCCCCGGCGATGAGCGGGCTGCTCGCCCAGTACGGGCCCGCACCGACGACGCTGCCCTACCTCGTGCACGTCGGCGTCCTGCTGGTGGGGCTCGGCGCGCTGCTGGTGGTGCCGGAGACGGTGCGCGAGCGGCGGCCCGGCCGGCTCATGACCCTCGGCCTGCCACCGGAGGCGCGGCGGCCGTTCCGGGCGGTCCTCGCCCCCACCGCGGTCGGGGTGTTCGCCTTCCCCGCCGTCGCGGCCACCGTGCTGCCGCTGCTCGTCGTGCCCGACGGCGTGGGCGTGGCCTACGCCGGGCTGGTCGGCGGGCTCGCCCTGGGCGCCAGCGCCGTGGCCGCGCGGGTGGGCCGCCGGTTCGAGCGGGGCGCCGCGCCGCTGGGAATGCTGCTGGGCGCGATCGGGATCGCCATCGGCGTGGCCGCGGTGGTCACGCGCTCCGAGCCGCTGCTGCTGCCGTCGTCTGCGCTGATGGGCGGCGGTGCGGGGCTGTGCCTGACCGCCGGGCTGACCCTCACCGCCCGGCTGGCCCCGCCGCACACCCGCGGGGCGATGAACAGCGCGTTCTACGCCTTCGCCTACGCCGGGTTCGGCACCCCGCTGCTGCTCGCCTGGCTCGGCTCGCAGGTCGGCACCGTCGCGGCGCTGTCGGCGTTCGCGGCGGTGCCCCTGGCGCTGGCCGGCTGGCTGGCCCTCGAGCTGCGCCGGTGA
- a CDS encoding cupin domain-containing protein yields the protein MSLHRHYPPDLYRGTTGEASAWLRPSGQPPDTTSAGGVTCEFLATGEQTGGRFGLYRWTFGSEASGPGPHFHRSITEQFYVLSGEVEVYDGRTWVTAGEGDFFYVPEGGVHGFRGGERASMLLMFAPGGPREEYFETLARGTQMTPEERAEFMLRHDTYWV from the coding sequence GTGTCCCTGCACCGGCACTACCCGCCCGACCTCTACCGCGGCACGACCGGCGAGGCCAGTGCCTGGCTGCGCCCGTCCGGGCAGCCCCCGGACACCACCTCGGCCGGCGGGGTCACGTGCGAGTTCCTCGCCACCGGCGAGCAGACCGGGGGGCGCTTCGGCCTGTACCGCTGGACCTTCGGCAGCGAGGCGTCGGGCCCCGGACCGCACTTCCACCGGTCGATCACCGAGCAGTTCTACGTCCTGTCCGGGGAGGTCGAGGTCTACGACGGACGCACCTGGGTCACCGCGGGGGAGGGCGACTTCTTCTACGTCCCCGAGGGCGGGGTCCACGGTTTCCGCGGCGGGGAGCGCGCCTCGATGCTGCTGATGTTCGCGCCGGGCGGGCCGCGCGAGGAGTACTTCGAGACCCTCGCGCGCGGGACGCAGATGACCCCGGAGGAGCGCGCGGAGTTCATGCTCCGCCACGACACCTACTGGGTCTGA
- a CDS encoding alpha/beta hydrolase, with amino-acid sequence MPVDPHIAALLSLLAQSGAPPMYEGTPEAGRAQYLQLTHGARTPEQVVPVAATEDRTVPGADGDLRARVYRPEGEGPFPTVVFFHGGGWVIGDLDTHDNMARSVCRGARAVVVAVDYRLAPEHPFPAAAEDAVASARWVAKNLHEFGGDERLALAGDSAGGNLAAVVAQVLRDDGTPLAGQFLVYPAVDAEGDYPSRVENARGYFLEKDTMDWFYGHYAGAWDDARDARLSPLHADLTGLPPAVVVTAEFDPLRDEGEAYGEALEAAGVQADVRRYDGLIHGFFDMGAFSPAAQAAIDESCARFGEVLRS; translated from the coding sequence GTGCCGGTCGACCCGCACATCGCCGCCCTGCTGTCCCTGCTCGCGCAGTCCGGCGCGCCGCCGATGTACGAGGGCACCCCGGAGGCCGGGCGCGCCCAGTACCTGCAGCTCACGCACGGCGCGCGCACCCCCGAGCAGGTCGTGCCGGTGGCGGCCACCGAGGACCGCACCGTCCCCGGTGCCGACGGCGACCTGCGCGCGCGTGTGTACCGGCCCGAGGGCGAGGGCCCCTTCCCCACCGTCGTCTTCTTCCACGGCGGCGGCTGGGTGATCGGCGACCTCGACACCCACGACAACATGGCCCGCTCGGTGTGCCGCGGCGCGCGGGCCGTCGTCGTCGCCGTCGACTACCGGCTGGCGCCCGAGCACCCGTTCCCCGCCGCCGCTGAGGACGCGGTCGCCTCCGCCCGCTGGGTGGCGAAGAACCTGCACGAGTTCGGCGGCGACGAGCGGCTGGCGCTCGCCGGCGACAGCGCGGGCGGCAACCTGGCCGCGGTGGTCGCCCAGGTGCTGCGCGACGACGGCACGCCGCTGGCCGGGCAGTTCCTCGTCTACCCGGCGGTCGACGCCGAGGGCGACTACCCCTCCCGCGTGGAGAACGCGAGGGGCTACTTCCTCGAGAAGGACACGATGGACTGGTTCTACGGCCACTACGCCGGGGCCTGGGACGACGCCCGCGACGCCCGGCTCTCGCCGCTGCACGCCGACCTCACCGGGCTGCCGCCGGCGGTGGTGGTGACGGCGGAGTTCGACCCGCTGCGCGACGAGGGCGAGGCCTACGGCGAGGCACTCGAGGCGGCCGGCGTGCAGGCCGACGTGCGGCGCTACGACGGCCTGATCCACGGGTTCTTCGACATGGGCGCCTTCTCCCCCGCCGCGCAGGCCGCGATCGACGAGAGCTGCGCGCGCTTCGGCGAGGTCCTCCGGAGCTGA